Proteins found in one Acidobacteriota bacterium genomic segment:
- a CDS encoding translation initiation factor IF-3: protein MGTPFNRGGRPGDRGGRDRGPQVPINERIRAREVRVIDYDGAQVGVLPINQALELARSRGLDLVEVASQATPPVCRIINYGKWQYEQKKKLHESKKKQTVIVVKEIKFRPSVGEHDYEFKKNNAVRAIQGGDKVKASVRFIGREITHRELGEQLLTRLEKDMAEYATVETRPRMEGMTMFAIFTPKK from the coding sequence ATCGGAACCCCATTCAATCGCGGAGGCAGACCGGGTGACCGTGGCGGTCGTGACCGTGGTCCCCAAGTTCCAATCAATGAGCGAATTCGCGCCCGGGAAGTGCGGGTCATTGACTATGACGGCGCACAGGTTGGCGTTTTGCCGATCAATCAGGCGCTCGAACTCGCCCGGTCTCGTGGTCTTGACCTGGTTGAGGTGGCATCACAGGCGACTCCGCCCGTGTGCCGCATCATCAACTATGGAAAGTGGCAATACGAGCAAAAGAAAAAACTTCACGAATCCAAGAAAAAACAAACCGTGATCGTGGTGAAGGAAATTAAATTCCGACCCAGCGTCGGCGAGCACGATTACGAATTTAAAAAGAATAACGCCGTGCGCGCTATTCAGGGGGGTGACAAGGTGAAAGCCTCAGTCCGGTTTATTGGCCGTGAAATCACCCACCGCGAATTAGGCGAGCAGTTGTTGACCCGGTTAGAAAAGGACATGGCTGAATATGCAACCGTCGAAACCCGACCCCGAATGGAAGGGATGACGATGTTTGCGATTTTCACGCCCAAGAAATAA
- the rpmI gene encoding 50S ribosomal protein L35, producing MPKLKTHKGAAKRFRTTASGRIKRGHSHARHILTKKTSKRKRMLDHDVLVATADEARINVMLPYGRK from the coding sequence ATGCCAAAGCTCAAAACCCATAAAGGAGCAGCCAAGCGATTCCGCACGACTGCTTCTGGACGAATCAAGCGTGGACATTCCCACGCCCGGCACATCCTGACCAAGAAAACTTCCAAGCGGAAGCGCATGCTTGACCATGACGTGTTGGTTGCCACAGCCGACGAAGCGCGTATCAACGTGATGTTGCCATATGGTCGCAAGTAA
- a CDS encoding GNAT family N-acetyltransferase yields MTTPLLIRRAQKQDAAALVEFNRAMAQETEGKDLPLEIITAGVDALFDRPEYGFYLVTELEGEIVGGLMVTFEWSDWRNGLFWWIQSVYIRPAHRQRKIYAQMYTHVKQLAEQQGNVCGFRLYVEKENERAQRVYERLGMQETHYKMYEETI; encoded by the coding sequence ATGACTACTCCTCTTCTCATCCGTCGAGCCCAAAAACAGGACGCCGCCGCCCTGGTGGAATTCAATCGGGCGATGGCCCAGGAAACTGAAGGCAAAGACCTGCCGCTGGAGATTATCACCGCTGGTGTTGACGCTCTGTTTGATCGGCCCGAATACGGCTTCTATCTGGTGACTGAGCTGGAAGGTGAAATCGTTGGCGGGTTAATGGTGACATTTGAGTGGAGCGACTGGCGCAACGGGCTTTTTTGGTGGATCCAAAGCGTTTATATCCGGCCAGCCCATCGCCAGCGCAAGATTTACGCCCAGATGTACACCCACGTCAAGCAACTGGCTGAGCAGCAGGGAAATGTGTGTGGCTTCCGGCTCTACGTTGAAAAAGAAAACGAGCGTGCCCAACGGGTGTATGAACGTCTCGGCATGCAGGAAACTCATTACAAGATGTATGAAGAAACCATATAG
- the thrS gene encoding threonine--tRNA ligase: MSSQSEVSSVVESGPLTALVVLSQRDRETAKRAIAARVNGEAVDLTRLVTATDTVEAITTDSPEALEIYHHSTAHLLAAAVLELFPGTKLGAGPALHDDPKGGFYYDFLQAQTFTPEDLTRIEKKMRELVKRNLKYERVEIAREDALQQFSADELKCYFISEKGGENPSFYKLGDHFIDFCRGPHIPSTAKIKAFKLLSVAGAYWLGDEKGPQMQRIYGTSFFSQEELDAWIHQREEAAKRDHRRLGRELDLFSFTEQIGSGLPLYHPKGGLMLHLLQEYIFSELLAHGYSLVKTPHVASRALWHVSGHEENYQESMFPVMKFEDESVEYRLKPMNCPFHIQIYKSQQRSYRDLPQRYAEMGTVYRYERSGVQHGLLRVRGFTQDDAHLFCTPENLLDEIVSCLEFARTIYTTFGFDYKIELSVRDAEKTAKNYLGSDEVWEVAESALTDALNKVGLPYVRVEGEAAFYGPKIDVKVVDAIRRTWQLATIQVDFNLPRRFHLEYIGADNQPHTPIMVHRAILGSLDRFFGVLIEHFGGRFPLWLSPVQAIVLPITDRVNDCASHIGDRLKRAGIRVEVDLRGEKIGAKIRQAQLQKIPYMLVIGDREAEDGTVAVRTRAQGDLGTMPLEQFIAQATDEVRQRVLTA; the protein is encoded by the coding sequence ATGAGTTCACAGAGCGAAGTGTCTTCAGTGGTCGAATCCGGCCCTTTGACGGCGCTGGTCGTGTTGTCTCAGCGTGATCGTGAAACGGCCAAACGTGCAATTGCAGCCCGTGTCAACGGCGAAGCCGTGGACCTGACCCGGTTGGTGACAGCCACCGACACCGTTGAAGCGATTACAACAGATTCCCCAGAAGCACTCGAAATCTATCACCACTCGACAGCCCATTTGCTGGCGGCAGCCGTCCTCGAATTGTTCCCCGGCACCAAGCTTGGGGCCGGACCGGCGCTGCACGATGATCCGAAGGGCGGGTTTTATTACGACTTTTTGCAGGCTCAAACCTTCACACCCGAAGATCTGACCCGCATTGAAAAGAAAATGCGCGAGTTGGTGAAGCGAAACCTCAAGTACGAACGCGTTGAAATTGCCCGTGAAGACGCCTTGCAGCAATTCAGCGCCGACGAACTGAAATGTTATTTCATCAGCGAAAAAGGCGGCGAGAACCCCAGCTTCTATAAACTGGGCGACCATTTTATTGATTTCTGCCGTGGACCGCATATTCCCAGCACCGCCAAAATCAAAGCCTTTAAGTTACTGTCGGTGGCGGGTGCCTACTGGCTCGGCGATGAAAAAGGTCCGCAGATGCAGCGCATCTATGGCACGTCCTTCTTTTCACAGGAAGAACTCGATGCCTGGATTCATCAACGCGAAGAAGCCGCCAAGCGCGACCACCGCCGATTGGGCCGCGAACTCGATTTGTTTAGCTTTACTGAACAGATTGGTTCTGGATTACCACTCTATCATCCCAAGGGCGGCCTGATGCTCCATTTGCTGCAGGAATATATCTTTAGCGAACTCCTGGCCCACGGGTACAGCCTGGTCAAAACACCGCACGTCGCCTCGCGGGCACTGTGGCATGTCTCCGGTCACGAAGAAAACTATCAGGAGAGCATGTTCCCGGTGATGAAATTTGAAGATGAATCGGTCGAATATCGGCTCAAACCGATGAATTGCCCGTTCCATATTCAAATCTACAAATCACAACAGCGCAGCTATCGCGATCTGCCCCAGCGCTATGCCGAAATGGGGACGGTGTACCGGTACGAACGCTCAGGGGTTCAACATGGCTTGTTGCGGGTTCGCGGGTTTACCCAGGATGATGCGCATTTGTTCTGCACCCCAGAGAATTTACTGGATGAAATCGTGTCCTGTCTTGAGTTTGCCCGCACCATCTATACGACCTTTGGGTTTGACTACAAAATCGAGCTTTCGGTTCGGGATGCTGAAAAAACAGCCAAAAATTACCTTGGCAGCGACGAAGTTTGGGAAGTTGCGGAATCGGCCCTGACTGATGCGCTGAATAAAGTTGGGTTGCCCTATGTTCGTGTTGAAGGGGAAGCCGCTTTCTATGGTCCGAAAATTGACGTGAAAGTGGTGGATGCGATTCGCCGGACCTGGCAACTTGCGACCATCCAGGTTGATTTTAACCTGCCACGACGCTTTCACCTCGAATACATCGGCGCTGATAACCAGCCGCACACGCCGATTATGGTCCATCGGGCGATTTTGGGTTCACTGGACCGGTTCTTTGGGGTGTTGATCGAGCATTTTGGGGGACGGTTCCCGCTCTGGTTATCACCTGTTCAGGCCATTGTTCTTCCGATTACAGATCGAGTCAACGATTGTGCCAGCCACATTGGTGACAGGTTGAAACGAGCCGGCATCCGCGTCGAAGTTGATCTGCGTGGGGAAAAGATCGGCGCCAAAATTCGTCAGGCCCAGTTACAAAAAATTCCTTACATGCTGGTGATTGGTGACCGTGAAGCCGAAGACGGAACGGTCGCTGTCCGGACACGGGCACAGGGAGATCTTGGAACGATGCCGCTTGAGCAATTCATTGCCCAGGCCACTGACGAAGTTCGGCAACGAGTGCTGACAGCGTAA
- the rplT gene encoding 50S ribosomal protein L20, with protein MPRAKRGNKRLQRRKKILGLAKGYKMTKSKLYRSAKESVERALKFAYKGRKIKKRDFRSLWIVRIGAAARIHGINYSQLMHGLKVAGITLDRKALADLAVHDDAAFAELTNQAKKALAARSAS; from the coding sequence ATGCCTCGTGCAAAACGTGGAAATAAGCGCTTGCAGCGGCGCAAAAAGATTTTGGGCCTTGCCAAAGGCTATAAGATGACAAAAAGCAAACTTTACAGGTCGGCGAAAGAGTCCGTCGAGCGCGCGTTAAAGTTTGCTTATAAAGGTCGGAAGATCAAAAAACGCGATTTTCGCAGCCTCTGGATCGTTCGGATCGGTGCGGCTGCCCGCATTCATGGAATTAATTACAGCCAGCTCATGCATGGCCTGAAAGTCGCCGGCATCACTCTGGATCGCAAAGCCCTGGCGGACCTGGCAGTGCACGATGATGCAGCCTTTGCTGAGTTAACCAATCAGGCCAAGAAAGCTTTGGCAGCCCGCTCTGCTTCTTAA